From Solanum lycopersicum chromosome 4, SLM_r2.1:
TGTAATTGCTATCAAAAGTGTGAAGCAGCAAGTATACAATGATATGGAAGGGTCTCTAGTCAATCTACAAACAGCAAAATACTTCGACGAGCCAAAAGAGATTAATCTACACAAGCTCTTCACCAACTGCACACCCTGTTCAAACTACAAAAGTGCAGTTCCAAGCCATCCAAAATTAAGCTATGGGACAGACAAGAAACAGTGTGCTCAGAACACTTCTGTTTCTCTCATTCTGATagaaataaatatctttttgtGGAGCAAAAGACTCCTGTCGAGATACAACTAGTTTTCCATATTAAAGTATACATAGAAGCATCCCTATTTTCAGAAACATACCTTCAAAGTCAGTCCTGATTTCCTGTAGCTGTGGGGCCTTCCCCCCTCTTATAGTTCCTAGTAACCATTCTTTCATCACCCTTTTGACTTCTGGTGGTACATTTGGACAACCCTTCAGTGAACCCGTCGGATCACCTCCACCCAGATGTGTCTTAAGATAAGTAATGCCTCCAGAGGAAGAGATAAATCCGCAGTAATTGCAAACTGTCCTCTGCTTCTTTCCATCTACTGGAGTAGCATGTTGCCAAGCGTCATCAAGTGGTCTTCCCTTTCTAGCCGATTTTGAGGCAGTTGCTGCTTATTCAAAAAAGCAAGAGGAGGATgtccaaattttaaaaaaaaatcatacttcaAAGTTCAAATTTGAAGGGATGAGTACAAGAAAAATCTTTTTCATCCATGCATTGAATAAGTACAAGAGCAAGTTACAAAAGCAAAGAAACTAGTTATTGGGCGTGATGGAAGCACTACTAAAGTTCAAAATAGACACTAACAAATTGGTATGTAACCCGTAGTTGtgaattttcctttaaaatttttattcaaaagtaATATTATATAATCTCATCTCACGCCCCTCATGTGTGGGCCTAATTCTTTTCCATAGACCAAACACGTGGatgttctttttttataatgGGTGGCAGGACACTCGAACTCAGAACCTCTACCTGATACTATATCATGCTGAAGTGTGTAATCATCACATCCAGGAGCTTAAGTTGTTACAAAAAGCacattttattcaatattattgatttGCACCAAAGGTGCTAATATACAACAatcatgtatcatatacatagtACCAAAAAAATTCCCAAaggcaaaataaaataaaaccatcTATGCTGATAGGGGCATCCTTGTTACACctgaaaactatttttaaaaaaaaaaaaggaatctgACTTTGTACCACGGATTTCCAACTTCCTCAAGTAAGAAACCAAATTCAAGACAGGGTTACCAATAAATTTAGGAAGGTTAGTACTTTGAAAAAGGTTAGTAATAATTACAACAAGAAAAGGAGAAATATCCCCTGAAATATCATATACACTATCTAAATAACCTCCATTACACTTTTAGGACACTGATGTCCTTACCCTTACCGTCTAAGATTTAAAGCGTATATACTCTTTGCACTAACGGATGAACGCGTGTCATGATCTTAACATCCCAcccaaaattaaactaattttttatccACAATTAAAAAACTCACCCATCTTACACAATTAAACCCAACCCATGACCCGAATTATAACACTTCTTCCACCCTAATTAAGTGGTTTGTTCAtggatttgaaaaaattaaaaaaagattctGTGGGCGGCTGGACCtaattttgatgtttatttttgtttcttactcCCGACTATGGATCATTTCAGGCTGGTCTATGTTTcttgtatacatatacaaacaatcacaattttctttcttcaagTGCGATTTGTCAGCCACTAACCTTGTGGTAGCTGTAATGGGGTAGAGAAATTGGAACAGTTTACCAACATCAACAATGGCTGATCTATGCACTTATAATTTGACAAAATAGAACTTGAAAGAAAGGGATTTTATTAAGGGTAcaagaaaattgaaattgagGAGTGTGATGAATAGGGTTTTTGGGCAAGGGAGAGAATCAAGAAGACGGAGCGGGAGGAAATACACAAAAAGCTgatgaacaattgttgaaaatatgtttatattacAAAATTGTAATGTCTGCatcttttgactttttattattttgaagaaagAATCGAAAACATGTATACATATGCATAAAGCACACCAGGAGAAGACTTGGATTCGGTGTTTAGATTGTGGTCTTCAGGTTGGAGTAATGGTAGTAACTGTAAATTTAGTTTGCAATAGCGTTAATGGTTGTGTCAATTCTCTTTACTGTTGTTCTTATGCTCTAGATGTTGTAATTTCTCAGTACATTATCAATTAACAGAGTTCAGTCTCTATAAATGTGTATCTGTTGCTCGAAAGCACATAGATGAATTCAATGTCTGAGTTCTGTGATTTTTTGTTAGTTTAGATTGcgggagaagaagaagaggtttTTAATTCGGGTCACGGGTTGGGTTGTGTAAGATAAGTGGGTTATCTAATtgtgaataaaaattaattaaattttggttAAACCATTAAAGATCACGACACGTGTTCCATTAGTACAAAGGGTATGTATACCCCAAATCTTAGACGGTAAGAACATCAGCATCCAAAAGTTATACCAGAGGGTATTTAGATACCAGTCATGATAGTTCAAggatatatttatcctttttccgTTAAAACAATTGCAGGTAAAACAATGCTTATAAGGAACACATTTAACATTGTGCCTAAAACAAACTCAACTATCCCCTCTGAAATGAGGCCAGAAAGAAACACAAGAATAGGAAAAGGACAAAAATACGAATACTGTTCAATGGAGATTTCTTTCGCACATGGACAATAAATGAAGTACTTTAAATTCATATAGAAATGACAAATGACAAGAAAGTTAAGGAATTTCTTAAGCTACATCTTTCTGAAACATTACCATTAGTCTTGTATCTGTAATACAGTTGGTTAAATTAGTGGTATTTAGTACATCGCCACGAACAAGTTATATGTTTGCTTCTAACAGCACCTATTGTTTCTAGAAAGAAGGGAAAGGTCGATCAAGATATGACTTAACTATTGGAACTACACCAAACTCCTGGTTTCTGATGCACTAAACTACACTGATGAACAGTCATTTTCAATTGGCTATTTTACAACTGTATTGAGTGATTAGTGAGCTTTTGTAGTGCTAAATGATCTCTTGCATGCTTCACAGGCCTTTACACATCCTATATGACATTTTCTCACAGAGAAGCCCAACCATAGATCTTCCTTTCTGCTTTTCCATTTACTATCAATTTCCACTAGCTTCTCTTTTCACTTGTTTTACCAACTCACGCACATTTGCAACCATTTCTGATTTTGAAGGACAAGAACTACATGTCTCCTCAAGATGGCCCTTGATTATTCAAACTATAAAATGACCAAACTCAATAAGATGAGGTGAACACTATTTTCTATGATAACTGAGAAAATCAAATCAGAAAACTCATTCTCAGaaaagaaaaatcagaaaagaaaataaagaagtaacaaAATGAACAGTTAAAACATCTTGATGAACCTAATGTCATATGTATCTTCAAACTTCAGTTTAACCGCTAGCATCgcaaaatattttcctttcaagTTACATGCATACAACAAACAAATGTAGCTATCCACATTATCCAGCAAAATGATACACTACTTGATGTAGGTGATATTCGCTAAATTACACAGGTGAGCATAACAAGCAAGCAGCCAACAAGTTTAATTACTCAAAGACTTACAacgatcttttttctttttttgaaactaGACTTACAAGGATCTTTCCTATTGGAGAATTCCTTGCAACTTCTATCCTTCCCATCGTTTGCTGAATTTGGGATTGAAGCTTGTGTCACTCGGGTATTATGAATAAAACAATCATCAGGAGACTCTTGAGGAGGAGCTTGTCTTCCACTAAAGACGCCCCATAGATATACTTTACCCTCAAATCCTGCAACTTCAGTGTGGTTAGTCGAACATGTTAAGAAGCTTGTCTATTCAAGACTTTGGGATGGTAAACATTACTGTGATGCTTTTCTGGCAGATGGGCAGAAGTAAAAATCAGGAGTTCAGAATCACCAACCAAAGCTCTTAATGCAATGTCGTAGTGTCTTAAATTATACAGCAGATTTTCAAAAACTTGATCATCTCTGAGACAAAACCATACCAAGATTAGAGGTGGTATAACAGAAGACGCAAAGATTTATGCTAGGTTGGTTACCATACCTGCCTTTAactgaaaagaaataaatggcAATATTATCATCAATCAGTTTAGCACTTTTAAAACTCTTTGGCCACACATCACGCTTAGGAAGGAATTCAGGATAGATCACCTCCGCCATCTCTTTAGCTGCCAGCCATACTTTTGCGCACGCTTTACTTGATAGATGGGCTGTAAGATTCAATCTCATCTCTGGACGGGAGATCATGAAACTACCCCTGTGAAATGAGAATAACCAGATATCATACTAGAACTGAATAAGATCCAGTTGCAGCTTTCATCAATGCCTCCTCCAGAAGAGGTAAGAGGTAGTAtggaaaaagaataatatagtaGTTATAGGTTTTCAATTTACCTCCATATGGTATCGTCAATTGGTTTTGCAGCCATGTCACAATTGTGATCTGAAAGCACTAGTCTATACCAAGTAAACTGCCTTCCTTTCAATCTGTAAGATTGTCTTTTCTCACTTCAACAAGCTTCCGTCAGACGTCGACCATCTGTACTTGcaccaaaaaatgaaaagggTCATCTCCCCATACTCTACAACCCCATTTGTGATTGTTAATAAGAATTAAGCTTCAATCAATCAACTACTTAACCAAACTCAAGCCCAGAGAGGTAATCTCAGTTACCCATAGCAAACAAAAAGCTTTAGTTTTTCTTACAAAGTAACCATAAGAACTATGTCATACCATCATGTTTGCTTTCTAAACATGTCTACTTTATTTATAAGGTAAGTAAAAATAAAGGAGACAGAGAGTAGCACTAAGATTGCAACTTCAAGATCAGCGTTTTCAACAACAAAAAGCAGCTGTTCATCGCCGAAAAAAAGCCTTTTCCCATTTAGTGtttaaatttgactaatttcAAAATGGTCTCTGCTTACACAGCTGAAACTAAAAAAAGATAacttctttcttctccttttcaaAGATCAACAGACGAAACTTTCTCCAAAAACCCAACAAAATGGATGATGTTTTAAGgctcaaaaactaaaataagtgaGTCGAAATATAAGCAAAAAGAATACCAAATAAGCACATCAACTATACTCTTCCGGATTAGAGTGAAAGATCAAAATCCAACATTCTTGAACTGTAAAACCGATCTCAGtaacccccacccccaccacccaaaaagtagaaaaaagcAATCTATAATCAAGATGGGTTATCCTCAAATTGCAAACTAAACACAACCCGTGATCAATACATGAAGTTGAGAAACAAACACAAGTAGTATCAAACTTATAAGTAGTATtaagaagaagataaaatttTCACCTGAATCTGCAGAGTTAAAGGAAGAAGTAGTGATAAGTTGAGAAAATGGATGATTTTAGAGAAGTTGAAGAGTTATAGGGTTTCAGAGAAATCATTgcataaaaagggaaaaggggTTTCGGTCATCGGTATACACCAAATTTCCCAATTACACCGCTAGTGGCGAAGAAggcccttttttttcttttcttttttttttttcttttttttacattatttattctaattttttttaaaaaaataatgtgtatctttttttttttttaccgaAAGCAATAGTAACTGAGCtagaaatttcattaaaatgaattaacGTATGAAGAAATACTATGTTTGTTGGTTGGTTGTTTGGTTTGGAAGGTAAGTTACTTAGTTATAAAATTATCATgataaaaattagtaaattagAAAACTGAATAATTAAAACTAATATACATATAAGTTATTAAAAAAAGGGATTATCTTAGTTAAGGcgtaaataattattatgtgaataactaatatatgcattaaaataatatatagattttttGATGGGGTCATTTGGCATATGGTTAGAGACTTAAAGTTACGTAGATATCTTGAATTagttatgaaaatttttagGTATTGTTTCATGAAAGGATTAGTTATACCAAGTATTACTAATTCACCcttttattctatataaattaaatacataGTCTTTAAATTGcaaatcaaatattatataaaaatgggTAATACTCAATTACCCCCTAGCCTATACCCGAAATTCCTACGACACACCTTATATTTgatgaggtcctattaccccctccatcttttttttaagtaatttattacgtgtaaattaggtatatagcatATTCTATAGTAATATTCTCAAGATATAACATTAGAGTTTGTATTTcaatatataacatttaatatctcaagctatagcatattattataaacttaatgttaatttgaaataattaaaaaaattgttttaaaaaaaattgaataaaaaaactaacaaaaatataaatgaaaaatgacatcctttattactaaattaaatacaattattaaTTGGTGTAAATTGATTAACACGTTTtaaggaaatttaaaaaatattcagatTAGTTAGTTGCCTTAAATCTCTCAAATTAGTTTAAATGagaataaattttgatttaattcctTAAAAAGCTCTAACAAATTGACATCAACgtacaaactattttttttcctccaattttcaCTATTCTTTCAGATTTGCAGCAGATATCagttcgtttttttttttaccaattgaagaaattttgacgttggaaaaaaattgatttgctATGATGGAGAACATTGTGTCGATATTAATAAAATGGTGGAATGTGGAATTCATCAGGTTggtttaattatgatttgttgATTTTGATTATGATTTGGTGGGTTTTAACATGGAAAACATTGTgtcgatttttttttattattttaagatctGATATAGATTATAGCTTATTTTTTGGGGATGAAACAATGTTTTGGTATATATACCGTATCTGAAAAACAGCTGTAAATGTATATGTGTTTGagttttaataaaattgaagattcGCGTAATACTTGAtttatgaacaaaatataaaaaatgagtttGATGGTACAGTGTATTTAGTTACTTgtcaaaaaataagtatttataattatgtgGATCGTTGAAGTATGAAAGTTGTATTAATCGTGTATGAACCTTATATGAAActtgtattaattatgtatgaagtttatttttttgttgaaattagaatatatgtttCTGTTTGGCATATGAAGGTAAATGTTAATATAATTCTGTATGAAaactgtattttttttgtttagttattttttttttgtttagtaaattttttttgtgatgatgaaagctatatttgtttttttgtttagtaattttttttgttatttgtgaataAGTGTAATATTGATGGAATTATtggtaaaaaaattagtatattGGTCGAAATATGAAATGCTAGTTTCTTTGTCTGTTTCTGATTTGTAAAGCAatgtttgtattattttttttgacatttataGTATGAAAGGTGTActattttgatattaaatatttttattttatttttcaatgacatattttttttggaattgttTTTAATGAACATTAATTTTCCATGTTAGGTAATACCATCGATGATTGATACGAATGTTCTTGTTGAAGGACCAAAGAAGTacatagtaaatttaaatacaaggtGTGTAGTTGCGGGAGATTTCACCATTATGAAATACCATGTGATCATGTAATTGCAGTTCTTAGATACAAGAAACTGCATGAAACATATTTCTATTCTGTCTTTTATAGCCTGAAGAATTTTAGAGGTGCATATGTCATCCCTGTTGAACCTATCCCCTGCGAGAGTATGTGAGATATACCCAATTATATTTCAAAGCCTAAATTGATGGCACCCGATCCAAGTAGATCAGTTAGAAAATTGCATGTTGAACGTTGAAAGGAGTTTGCTGATGTGAAATTCAAAAGGTCAAAGGTTACTCGTAGTAAATGTCGTCAAGTTGGATATAACAGGAAGAAATGTTCAAATTATCctgttaaaaaaatgatttcataatttttactttttattacaTAACATGTTTTGTTTTATGGAATG
This genomic window contains:
- the LOC544026 gene encoding E4/E8 binding protein-1 isoform X1; translated protein: MAAKPIDDTIWRGSFMISRPEMRLNLTAHLSSKACAKVWLAAKEMAEVIYPEFLPKRDVWPKSFKSAKLIDDNIAIYFFSVKGRDDQVFENLLYNLRHYDIALRALVGDSELLIFTSAHLPEKHHIAGFEGKVYLWGVFSGRQAPPQESPDDCFIHNTRVTQASIPNSANDGKDRSCKEFSNRKDPSTASKSARKGRPLDDAWQHATPVDGKKQRTVCNYCGFISSSGGITYLKTHLGGGDPTGSLKGCPNVPPEVKRVMKEWLLGTIRGGKAPQLQEIRTDFEAVPASKKSVRRGRPLDAAWDYATPVDAKRQRAVCKYCGFISSSGGITHLKAHLAGGDPKGPSKGCPNVPPEVKRAMAESLNRTVKGAKSMQPDEIRRYMKAENDWSPPRSDDYSLNQHRIVKNAQYSHFANGNSVNDMTLSKQSETAHVDSYMEVMSSHNACKSSFLSKPSTRVGFI
- the LOC544026 gene encoding E4/E8 binding protein-1 isoform X2, yielding MAAKPIDDTIWRGSFMISRPEMRLNLTAHLSSKACAKVWLAAKEMAEVIYPEFLPKRDVWPKSFKSAKLIDDNIAIYFFSVKGRDDQVFENLLYNLRHYDIALRALVGDSELLIFTSAHLPEKHHRFEGKVYLWGVFSGRQAPPQESPDDCFIHNTRVTQASIPNSANDGKDRSCKEFSNRKDPSTASKSARKGRPLDDAWQHATPVDGKKQRTVCNYCGFISSSGGITYLKTHLGGGDPTGSLKGCPNVPPEVKRVMKEWLLGTIRGGKAPQLQEIRTDFEAVPASKKSVRRGRPLDAAWDYATPVDAKRQRAVCKYCGFISSSGGITHLKAHLAGGDPKGPSKGCPNVPPEVKRAMAESLNRTVKGAKSMQPDEIRRYMKAENDWSPPRSDDYSLNQHRIVKNAQYSHFANGNSVNDMTLSKQSETAHVDSYMEVMSSHNACKSSFLSKPSTRVGFI
- the LOC544026 gene encoding E4/E8 binding protein-1, which gives rise to MAAKPIDDTIWRGSFMISRPEMRLNLTAHLSSKACAKVWLAAKEMAEVIYPEFLPKRDVWPKSFKSAKLIDDNIAIYFFSVKGRDDQVFENLLYNLRHYDIALRALVGDSELLIFTSAHLPEKHHIAGFEGKVYLWGVFSGRQAPPQESPDDCFIHNTRVTQASIPNSANDGKDRSCKEFSNRKDPSTASKSARKGRPLDDAWQHATPVDGKKQRTVCNYCGFISSSGGITYLKTHLGGGDPTGSLKGCPNVPPEVKRVMKEWLLGTIRGGKAPQLQEIRTDFEVPASKKSVRRGRPLDAAWDYATPVDAKRQRAVCKYCGFISSSGGITHLKAHLAGGDPKGPSKGCPNVPPEVKRAMAESLNRTVKGAKSMQPDEIRRYMKAENDWSPPRSDDYSLNQHRIVKNAQYSHFANGNSVNDMTLSKQSETAHVDSYMEVMSSHNACKSSFLSKPSTRVGFI
- the LOC544026 gene encoding E4/E8 binding protein-1 isoform X3, with translation MAAKPIDDTIWRGSFMISRPEMRLNLTAHLSSKACAKVWLAAKEMAEVIYPEFLPKRDVWPKSFKSAKLIDDNIAIYFFSVKGRDDQVFENLLYNLRHYDIALRALVGDSELLIFTSAHLPEKHHRFEGKVYLWGVFSGRQAPPQESPDDCFIHNTRVTQASIPNSANDGKDRSCKEFSNRKDPSTASKSARKGRPLDDAWQHATPVDGKKQRTVCNYCGFISSSGGITYLKTHLGGGDPTGSLKGCPNVPPEVKRVMKEWLLGTIRGGKAPQLQEIRTDFEVPASKKSVRRGRPLDAAWDYATPVDAKRQRAVCKYCGFISSSGGITHLKAHLAGGDPKGPSKGCPNVPPEVKRAMAESLNRTVKGAKSMQPDEIRRYMKAENDWSPPRSDDYSLNQHRIVKNAQYSHFANGNSVNDMTLSKQSETAHVDSYMEVMSSHNACKSSFLSKPSTRVGFI